The following are from one region of the Polaribacter marinaquae genome:
- a CDS encoding DUF1456 family protein: MGLTNNDILKKLRVAHKLRDTDIIEICALVDFKVSKGELGALFRSEDHPKYVECGDQILRNFLNGLVIHLRGPMPKKEKPKTT, translated from the coding sequence ATGGGATTAACAAATAACGATATTTTAAAAAAATTACGTGTTGCGCATAAATTGCGTGATACAGATATTATAGAAATCTGCGCTTTGGTAGATTTTAAAGTTTCTAAAGGAGAATTAGGTGCTTTATTTAGAAGTGAAGATCATCCGAAGTATGTAGAATGTGGAGACCAAATATTAAGAAACTTCTTAAATGGCTTGGTTATTCATCTTAGAGGCCCAATGCCAAAGAAAGAAAAACCAAAAACAACATAA